In the Mycolicibacterium thermoresistibile genome, one interval contains:
- a CDS encoding ArsR/SmtB family transcription factor yields MQTVTHTDALARFGHALSDATRARILLSLTKAPGYPAELADRLGVSRQVLSNHLACLRGCGLVVAVPEGRRTRYELADARIGQALTDLMGLVLAVDPDCCVGADGGRCSCV; encoded by the coding sequence ATGCAGACGGTCACCCACACCGACGCGCTGGCGCGGTTCGGTCACGCGCTGTCGGATGCCACTCGAGCGCGCATCCTGCTCAGCCTGACCAAGGCGCCCGGCTATCCCGCCGAGCTCGCCGACCGGCTCGGTGTCTCACGCCAGGTTCTGTCCAACCATCTGGCTTGCCTGCGCGGATGCGGGCTGGTCGTCGCGGTGCCGGAGGGCCGGCGCACCCGCTACGAACTGGCCGACGCGCGCATCGGGCAGGCGCTCACCGATCTGATGGGCCTGGTGCTGGCCGTCGATCCGGACTGCTGCGTCGGCGCCGACGGGGGGCGTTGCTCGTGCGTGTGA
- a CDS encoding Hsp20/alpha crystallin family protein, giving the protein MMTTVERQRAKSLFPEIADFFAGFPSWPSLRPMFDTNLMRLEDELTDDKYMVRAEIPGVDPDKDIEITVQDGRLTIRAERQEKKETNGRSEFNYGSFVRTVSLPASADEENITADYDKGILTVSVPLRETQPSPKRIEVKAGT; this is encoded by the coding sequence ATCATGACCACTGTTGAACGGCAGCGTGCCAAGTCGCTGTTTCCCGAGATCGCCGATTTCTTCGCAGGCTTCCCGTCCTGGCCTTCGCTGCGGCCGATGTTCGACACCAACCTGATGCGGCTCGAGGACGAGCTCACCGACGACAAATACATGGTCCGCGCCGAGATCCCGGGGGTCGACCCGGACAAGGACATCGAGATCACGGTGCAGGACGGCCGGTTGACCATCCGCGCGGAGCGACAGGAGAAGAAGGAGACCAACGGCCGTTCGGAATTCAACTACGGCTCGTTCGTCCGCACCGTGTCGTTGCCGGCCAGTGCCGATGAGGAGAACATCACCGCCGACTACGACAAGGGCATCCTCACCGTCTCGGTGCCGCTCCGGGAGACCCAGCCGTCGCCCAAGCGCATCGAGGTGAAGGCCGGCACGTAG